Proteins encoded in a region of the Deinococcus betulae genome:
- a CDS encoding S1 family peptidase translates to MRNIGVLAWLCGLLLWCWGGAQALPKDIRERIIQATVMLLPTDQNGDLDGSRGSGSIISPQGYILTNYHVVGDPETRVLSHWIQVRTIRFVDREPEFTYWGKVVAGDPNLDLAIVQIVEDKDEKPVSRLNLPSVELGDSNSLIIGDDIFVFGFQGTGGYTISFSRGSVGGFTGDDLESSGRQWIKHDAQTGPGNSGGGVYDESGALIGVHSAGLAGGGNSRTAFMRPLAVAWGLVTPNVTGFVVKKSGSAAVTATTNVSSGAAGLWPPTLATGRNSVAGTVRVTGSAGAGTWTLDLTELLKDGGLKGTARSGSQSQTAFFYYDEDDNEVWVEWTRDGKAFTSCIVEPGGVSSSDWKGAVYAFKDLESDGTRAGDCVVSLKAKTAGTSASATSGTASAGGAALAWPPSLKVGQTWTATFTSVGTYNVALSKANPEGGFDGTATRGSESSSAILDYADGELFLIVQRSDKTFLVCSTERAGLSGATVRGAATTHKNADDKGTGAGTCTLGLK, encoded by the coding sequence ATGAGAAACATTGGGGTCCTGGCCTGGCTGTGCGGCCTGCTGCTGTGGTGCTGGGGGGGCGCGCAGGCGCTGCCCAAGGATATTCGGGAGCGCATCATCCAGGCCACCGTGATGCTGCTGCCGACCGACCAGAACGGCGATCTGGACGGTTCGCGTGGGTCGGGCTCCATCATCAGTCCTCAGGGGTACATCCTGACCAACTACCACGTGGTCGGGGACCCCGAAACCCGCGTGCTGTCCCACTGGATTCAGGTACGGACCATCCGCTTTGTGGACCGCGAACCAGAGTTCACCTACTGGGGGAAGGTCGTGGCCGGTGACCCCAACCTCGACCTGGCCATCGTGCAAATCGTGGAAGACAAGGACGAGAAGCCTGTCAGCCGCCTGAACCTGCCCTCTGTAGAACTGGGTGATTCCAACAGCCTGATCATTGGCGACGACATCTTTGTCTTCGGCTTTCAGGGTACGGGCGGCTACACCATCTCGTTCTCGCGCGGGTCGGTGGGCGGCTTTACCGGGGACGACCTGGAAAGCAGTGGCCGGCAGTGGATCAAGCACGACGCCCAGACCGGGCCCGGCAATTCCGGCGGCGGCGTGTACGACGAGAGCGGCGCCCTGATTGGCGTGCATTCGGCGGGCCTGGCGGGCGGCGGTAATTCGCGCACCGCTTTTATGCGCCCGCTGGCGGTGGCCTGGGGACTGGTTACGCCCAACGTCACCGGTTTCGTGGTCAAAAAGAGTGGCAGCGCGGCCGTGACCGCCACCACGAACGTCAGCTCGGGGGCGGCTGGGCTGTGGCCTCCCACCCTGGCCACGGGCCGCAACAGCGTGGCCGGCACCGTGCGCGTGACGGGCAGCGCGGGGGCCGGCACCTGGACCCTGGACCTGACCGAACTGCTCAAAGACGGGGGCCTGAAGGGCACCGCCCGCAGCGGCTCGCAGAGTCAGACCGCGTTTTTTTACTACGACGAGGACGACAACGAGGTCTGGGTTGAGTGGACGCGCGACGGCAAGGCGTTTACCAGCTGCATCGTGGAGCCGGGCGGGGTGAGCAGCAGCGACTGGAAAGGCGCGGTGTACGCCTTCAAGGACCTGGAATCGGACGGCACCCGCGCCGGCGACTGCGTGGTTAGCCTGAAAGCCAAGACGGCGGGCACCAGTGCCTCGGCCACCTCGGGCACGGCTTCGGCGGGGGGCGCGGCCCTGGCCTGGCCCCCCAGCCTGAAAGTCGGCCAGACCTGGACCGCCACGTTCACCTCGGTGGGCACCTACAACGTGGCGCTGAGCAAAGCCAATCCAGAAGGCGGGTTTGACGGCACCGCCACACGCGGCAGCGAGTCGAGCAGCGCGATTCTGGACTACGCCGACGGCGAACTCTTCCTGATTGTGCAGCGCAGCGACAAGACCTTTCTGGTCTGCTCCACCGAGCGCGCCGGCCTGAGCGGCGCCACCGTGCGCGGCGCGGCCACCACCCACAAGAACGCCGACGACAAGGGCACAGGCGCCGGCACCTGCACCCTGGGCCTGAAGTAA